The proteins below come from a single Corylus avellana chromosome ca3, CavTom2PMs-1.0 genomic window:
- the LOC132174034 gene encoding protein NRT1/ PTR FAMILY 6.3-like, producing MSTAQGETLPDAWDYKGRPAERSKTGGWTAAAMILGGEAMERLTTLGIAVNLVTYLTSTMHLGNATAANTVTNFLGTSFMLCLFGGFIADTFLGRYLTIAIFAIVQAAGVTILTISTVIPSLRPPKCTAGGVRPCIPASGTQLVVLYMALYLTALGTGGLKSSVSGFGSDQFDDSDKGERLQMTNFFNWFFFFISIGSLGAVTVLVYIQDNLGREWGYGICAFAILLGLVVFLSGTRRYRYKKLAGSPLTQIAAVFVAAWRKRDLKLPSDSSFLFNVDDIQDEGPWKKKQRLPHTKQFRLVVTTPIYLNPQPTILTAFPFYL from the exons aTGAGTACTGCACAAGGGGAAACCCTCCCAGATGCCTGGGACTACAAAGGCCGTCCGGCCGAGAGGTCTAAAACCGGCGGTTGGACCGCCGCCGCCATGATTTTGG GCGGAGAGGCAATGGAGAGGTTAACGACGCTGGGTATTGCAGTCAATCTGGTGACTTATTTGACTTCTACTATGCATTTGGGAAATGCTACCGCTGCCAACACAGTCACCAACTTCCTCGGCACCTCCTTCATGCTCTGTTTATTCGGCGGCTTTATTGCAGACACCTTTCTTGGGAG GTATCTCACAATTGCCATCTTCGCCATCGTACAAGCAGCT GGTGTCACGATCTTGACAATCTCAACCGTAATCCCCAGCCTCCGACCCCCAAAATGCACCGCCGGCGGTGTTCGACCCTGCATCCCGGCGAGCGGCACGCAGTTAGTAGTTCTGTATATGGCGCTGTACCTCACCGCCCTGGGCACCGGGGGTCTAAAATCAAGCGTGTCAGGATTTGGGTCGGACCAGTTTGACGATTCCGACAAAGGGGAAAGGCTCCAAATGACGAACTTCTTCAACtggttcttcttcttcataagCATCGGATCGCTAGGGGCGGTGACAGTTCTGGTGTACATCCAGGACAATCTCGGGAGGGAGTGGGGTTACGGAATCTGCGCATTCGCCATTCTGCTTGGGTTGGTTGTGTTCTTGTCGGGCACTAGGCGGTACCGGTACAAGAAGCTCGCCGGTAGCCCGCTGACGCAGATTGCTGCCGTGTTTGTCGCTGCCTGGCGGAAGAGGGATTTGAAACTTCCTTCGGATTCATCGTTTCTGTTCAACGTCGATGACATTCAAGACGAGGGACCGTGGAAGAAGAAGCAGAGATTGCCCCATACCAAACAATTCCGGTTAGTGGTTACTACACCTATCTACCTCAACCCTCAACCAACTATATTAACTGCTTTTCcattttacttataa